One Mycolicibacterium fortuitum subsp. fortuitum genomic window carries:
- a CDS encoding metal-dependent hydrolase, translated as MLRPLRFDHEIDPGPVQIQARKVHFDLDDIPLHWIPGHPVASSMVNLFNVVLPVAEHWFVATFNEALPYVRDPKLADDMRGFIGQEATHAETHDQVLDKFLTTHGVDYQPVLSLVEHVFTKTLAPSDSPDPRRRLAQLCDRLWLIAAIEHYTAVLGDFVLNCAWEDYDADPTMTDLFRWHGAEEVEHRSVAHDVAVYFQDSYFSRVRAMSIAATAVYLFFQRGCWAMVKSDPSLDIGWWQMNKMRMRDSKLGLLPKFSRMFGSNTLAYCRPGFSPEEMGSTAQAVAYLASSPAARAAHL; from the coding sequence ATGTTGCGTCCGTTGCGGTTCGACCATGAGATCGACCCAGGCCCGGTACAGATCCAGGCCCGCAAGGTCCATTTCGATCTCGACGACATCCCGTTGCACTGGATCCCCGGCCATCCCGTGGCCTCGTCGATGGTGAACCTGTTTAACGTGGTGCTGCCGGTGGCCGAGCACTGGTTCGTCGCGACGTTCAACGAGGCACTTCCGTACGTCCGCGATCCCAAGCTCGCCGACGACATGCGCGGCTTCATCGGCCAGGAGGCGACCCATGCCGAGACCCACGATCAGGTGCTCGACAAGTTCCTGACCACCCACGGTGTGGATTACCAGCCCGTCCTTTCGCTGGTGGAGCACGTGTTCACCAAGACGCTGGCACCGTCGGACTCCCCCGATCCGCGCCGCAGACTGGCTCAGCTGTGCGACCGGCTGTGGCTGATCGCCGCCATCGAGCACTACACGGCGGTACTCGGCGACTTCGTGCTCAACTGTGCGTGGGAGGACTACGACGCCGACCCGACGATGACGGACCTGTTCCGCTGGCACGGGGCCGAAGAGGTCGAACACCGCAGTGTGGCGCACGACGTGGCGGTGTACTTCCAGGACAGCTACTTCAGTCGGGTACGGGCGATGTCGATCGCCGCGACCGCGGTCTACCTGTTCTTCCAGCGCGGCTGTTGGGCGATGGTCAAGAGCGATCCGAGCCTCGACATCGGCTGGTGGCAGATGAACAAGATGCGCATGCGCGATTCCAAGCTGGGGCTGCTGCCCAAGTTCTCCCGGATGTTCGGTTCGAACACACTGGCTTATTGCCGGCCGGGTTTCTCGCCCGAGGAAATGGGTTCGACGGCTCAGGCTGTCGCTTATCTCGCGAGTTCTCCCGCGGCGCGGGCCGCGCACCTGTGA
- a CDS encoding PDR/VanB family oxidoreductase, with protein MSGRFRHDPMLGAAGAAIATIWTVGRLVRRSSPPPALDRTITLTVTGREVVAHDQDVIALTLAAADGGTLPQWFPGAHIDLHLASGRVRQYSLCGDPATSDSYRIAVRRIPDGGGGSVEVHDSLQVGSRVNTHGPRNAFALTVPGYGSPTQRFRFIAGGIGITPILPMLGLAERLGVDWSMVYAGRSRDSLPFLHELDRFGDRIEIRTDDVHGLPSADELLGDCPDGTTVYACGPAPMLTGIRAALIGRDDVELHFERFAAPPVVDGAEFSVTIASTGAEVTVGADETLLAALGRAGVNAPYSCQQGFCGTCRIRVTDGTVQHRDTLLTDPERAAGYLLTCVSRAEAGHRLTLDL; from the coding sequence ATGTCGGGCCGGTTCCGGCATGACCCGATGCTGGGCGCCGCCGGGGCGGCCATCGCCACCATCTGGACAGTGGGTCGGCTGGTACGACGGTCGAGTCCGCCGCCGGCGCTGGACCGCACGATAACGCTGACCGTGACCGGCCGGGAAGTGGTCGCCCACGATCAGGATGTGATCGCGCTGACCCTGGCCGCGGCCGACGGCGGCACCCTGCCGCAGTGGTTCCCTGGTGCACACATCGACCTGCATCTGGCCAGCGGGCGGGTCCGCCAGTACTCATTGTGCGGCGATCCCGCGACGTCCGACTCCTATCGAATCGCGGTGCGGCGCATACCCGATGGCGGCGGCGGTTCTGTCGAGGTGCACGACAGCCTGCAGGTCGGCAGCCGGGTGAACACCCACGGCCCCCGCAACGCGTTCGCCCTCACGGTGCCCGGCTACGGGTCACCCACCCAGCGATTCCGTTTCATCGCAGGCGGAATCGGCATCACCCCGATCCTGCCGATGCTCGGGTTGGCCGAGCGGTTGGGCGTCGACTGGTCGATGGTGTATGCCGGACGCAGTCGTGACAGCTTGCCGTTCCTGCACGAGCTCGACCGGTTCGGAGACCGCATCGAGATCCGTACCGACGACGTCCACGGACTGCCCAGCGCCGACGAACTGCTCGGCGACTGCCCCGACGGCACCACGGTGTACGCCTGTGGTCCGGCACCGATGCTGACCGGGATCCGGGCGGCACTCATCGGCCGGGATGACGTCGAGCTGCATTTCGAAAGATTCGCAGCGCCACCGGTTGTCGACGGTGCCGAATTCTCGGTGACGATCGCCTCGACCGGCGCCGAGGTGACCGTCGGAGCCGACGAGACCTTGCTCGCCGCGTTGGGCCGCGCCGGGGTCAACGCCCCGTACTCGTGTCAGCAAGGTTTCTGCGGAACCTGCCGTATTCGGGTCACCGACGGGACTGTGCAGCACCGCGATACGTTGCTGACCGATCCGGAGCGCGCCGCAGGCTACCTGCTGACCTGTGTTTCGCGGGCGGAGGCCGGGCACCGGCTGACGCTCGACCTCTGA
- a CDS encoding NUDIX domain-containing protein gives MAKLSAGVLLYRVAGADVEVLIVHPGGPFWARKDDGAWSVPKGEYVDGEDPWAAAQREFAEELGSPPPAGPRIDLVPVRQAGGKVVTAFAVRGDFDPAVAVSNTFSIELPKGSGRLVEFPEIDRVAWVSVAIARTKLLTGQRPLLDQLMAAPELAGYGEGAPGDG, from the coding sequence GTGGCGAAGCTGAGCGCGGGTGTCCTGCTGTACCGCGTCGCGGGAGCGGACGTGGAGGTGCTGATCGTCCACCCGGGCGGGCCGTTCTGGGCACGCAAGGACGACGGAGCGTGGTCGGTGCCCAAGGGGGAGTACGTCGACGGCGAGGACCCGTGGGCGGCGGCGCAACGCGAATTCGCCGAAGAACTCGGGTCGCCGCCGCCGGCAGGCCCGCGAATTGATCTCGTCCCGGTACGGCAGGCCGGAGGCAAGGTGGTGACCGCGTTTGCGGTGCGCGGCGACTTCGATCCTGCGGTGGCCGTGAGCAACACGTTCAGCATCGAGTTGCCAAAGGGATCGGGGCGCCTCGTGGAGTTCCCCGAAATCGACCGTGTCGCTTGGGTTTCGGTGGCGATCGCACGTACGAAACTGCTCACCGGGCAACGCCCCCTGCTGGACCAGCTGATGGCCGCACCAGAGCTGGCCGGCTACGGCGAAGGCGCCCCCGGAGACGGGTAG
- a CDS encoding SGNH/GDSL hydrolase family protein, with amino-acid sequence MRRFTRYVALGDSQTEGLWDGDDTVGLMGFADRLAVRLDGLYPGLGYANLAIRGHRIGDVLNTQLPTALSMRPDLVTVCIGMNDVTRPGRSFTRALDDLDLVYRLLSDSGATVVTTTFPDITQILPVGRLLGKRVVRINDAINGAADRYGFHLVDLYSAPSMCEPETWSPDRVHGSAKGHALFAAAAAEALGLPGSNHDWALTTGPGQIQSVRSRAYSQLLWTQNMLMPWLWRHLRGQSGGAGRSARRPALMCLSA; translated from the coding sequence GTGCGACGTTTTACCCGGTATGTCGCCCTGGGCGACAGCCAGACCGAAGGACTGTGGGACGGCGATGACACCGTCGGCCTCATGGGATTCGCCGACCGTCTCGCGGTCCGCCTCGACGGGCTCTATCCGGGGCTGGGCTACGCCAACCTCGCGATCCGCGGTCATCGCATCGGCGACGTGCTGAACACCCAACTCCCTACCGCGTTGTCGATGCGACCCGACCTGGTCACGGTCTGCATCGGGATGAACGACGTGACCCGGCCGGGGCGGTCGTTCACCCGCGCGCTCGACGATCTGGACCTTGTCTACCGACTTCTGTCCGACTCCGGAGCCACCGTCGTCACCACCACGTTCCCCGACATCACCCAAATACTGCCGGTGGGCCGACTCCTCGGGAAACGAGTGGTGCGGATCAACGACGCGATCAACGGGGCGGCCGATCGGTACGGGTTTCACCTCGTCGACCTGTACTCGGCCCCCTCGATGTGTGAGCCGGAAACCTGGAGCCCCGACCGGGTGCACGGGTCGGCGAAGGGGCACGCGCTGTTCGCCGCCGCGGCGGCCGAGGCACTCGGATTGCCTGGCAGCAACCATGATTGGGCACTGACCACCGGTCCCGGCCAAATCCAGTCCGTTCGGTCCCGGGCGTACTCACAACTGCTGTGGACGCAGAACATGCTCATGCCCTGGTTGTGGCGTCACCTGCGAGGGCAGTCGGGCGGCGCGGGCCGCTCGGCCCGGCGGCCGGCACTGATGTGTCTGAGCGCCTAG
- a CDS encoding DUF732 domain-containing protein, whose product MQRTVFRSGRILVAMAAAATTAVVIAPSAHADPIDQTFVNALSQAGVGAADPAQAVELGQSVCPMLAEPGQNAADVAAKVADASGMSLGPATMFTGIAISTFCPAMVAKAGEGNLTGGPADLAWSILGLS is encoded by the coding sequence ATGCAGCGCACCGTATTTCGGTCCGGCCGGATTCTCGTGGCCATGGCGGCGGCGGCCACCACGGCGGTGGTGATCGCCCCGTCGGCCCACGCCGACCCGATCGATCAGACCTTCGTCAACGCGCTGAGCCAGGCCGGCGTCGGTGCGGCCGATCCGGCCCAAGCCGTGGAGCTCGGTCAGTCGGTGTGTCCGATGCTGGCCGAACCGGGACAGAACGCCGCCGACGTGGCCGCCAAGGTCGCCGACGCTTCAGGCATGTCGCTGGGGCCGGCCACGATGTTCACCGGAATCGCGATCTCCACGTTCTGCCCCGCGATGGTGGCCAAGGCCGGTGAAGGCAACCTGACCGGCGGGCCGGCCGACCTGGCCTGGTCGATCCTCGGCTTGAGCTAG
- a CDS encoding ketosteroid isomerase family protein, which produces MAFTRDDLLATVELSPQAAGAHDRRRWVGLFAAGGQVEDPVGSRPHRGPAQIQRFYDTFIGPRDITFHRDVDIVVGSTVVRDLELEVVMSPSVAMRIPAYLRYAVTSGPSGPAIDQLQAYWELPTMIGQFARAGLGAVPVGLRLAGALLRNQGPGGAVGFAKGMAGAGRAGKQLVSGLLDNLCAGDTVAVQRLLGVGAEISTGDDDPLDMSGLVERTSGASWRKLIASGYHLAAGLERDGRRAVLIADLSRGPLAVTRLRYFADQS; this is translated from the coding sequence ATGGCCTTCACACGGGACGACCTGCTAGCCACCGTCGAATTGTCACCGCAGGCAGCGGGTGCGCACGACCGCCGGCGATGGGTGGGACTGTTCGCTGCGGGCGGACAGGTCGAGGACCCGGTGGGCTCCCGGCCGCACCGCGGACCCGCCCAGATCCAGCGGTTCTATGACACCTTCATCGGCCCGCGGGACATCACCTTCCACCGCGACGTGGACATCGTCGTCGGATCCACCGTGGTCCGCGATCTCGAGCTCGAGGTGGTGATGAGTCCGTCGGTCGCCATGCGGATCCCGGCCTACCTGCGCTATGCCGTCACCTCCGGACCCTCCGGCCCGGCGATCGATCAACTGCAGGCGTACTGGGAACTGCCCACGATGATCGGGCAGTTCGCCCGCGCCGGACTCGGCGCCGTACCGGTCGGCCTCCGCCTGGCCGGGGCGCTGCTGCGTAACCAAGGACCCGGCGGCGCCGTGGGATTCGCCAAGGGTATGGCCGGTGCCGGACGCGCGGGAAAGCAACTGGTGTCCGGGTTGCTGGACAACCTCTGCGCCGGCGACACCGTAGCCGTGCAACGCCTCTTGGGGGTCGGCGCGGAGATCTCCACGGGTGACGACGACCCGCTGGACATGTCGGGTTTGGTGGAACGGACCTCGGGTGCCTCCTGGCGAAAGCTGATCGCCTCCGGGTATCACCTGGCCGCCGGGTTGGAACGCGATGGCCGGCGGGCCGTGCTGATCGCCGACCTGAGCCGCGGACCGCTCGCAGTCACCCGGTTGCGGTATTTCGCCGACCAGTCCTGA
- a CDS encoding acyl-CoA synthetase, with the protein MSADVKFDLSTVFSTVAKAVPDQTFLVWRDRRLSYAQFDARVDGFAHYLVSAGLGVHTERDVLAGHESGQDHLGIYLRNGNEYLESMIGSYRARVAPFNVSYRYVEEELLYLLKDSNARAVIYNAEFAPRVAAIRDQLPNLAVLIQVADESGNELLPGAVDYETILKTPAPEAGMPTPSGDDLYVLYTGGTTGMPKGVLWRQHDIFLSSMGGRPFGSDTFIASYEELAERARTAGGGLSLLMIPPFMHGAAQWAAYNAITMGGKLVIPDDVVRMRPDNVLTLAARERVLSIPVVGDAIARPLIDEIEKGDYDLSGLFTITNGGAPLSPTVRERILAALPHLMLLDAVGSSESGTQMSTASTAGTDSEAATFSPQSDTAVVAEDMSRVLRPGEGGGWLARRDLIPLGYLGDEAKTARTFPTIDGVRWAVPGDRANVLEDGRIQLLGRDSVTINSGGEKIFVEEVERAVAAHPAIYDVVVVGRPSERWGNEVVAVVQFAEGASATDEELATVCERSIARYKIPKAFVRSEQIVRSPAGKADYRWAKSVAAEHADAVSAS; encoded by the coding sequence ATGAGCGCCGACGTGAAGTTCGATCTGTCCACAGTCTTCTCCACGGTGGCCAAAGCCGTGCCCGATCAGACCTTCCTGGTGTGGCGGGACCGCCGCCTGAGCTACGCCCAGTTCGACGCCCGTGTCGACGGTTTCGCCCATTACCTGGTGTCGGCCGGTCTCGGTGTGCATACAGAGCGCGACGTACTGGCCGGGCACGAATCAGGTCAGGACCACCTGGGTATCTACCTGCGCAACGGCAACGAGTACCTCGAGTCGATGATCGGCAGCTACCGCGCCCGGGTGGCACCGTTCAACGTCAGCTACCGCTACGTGGAGGAGGAACTCCTCTACCTGCTCAAGGACTCGAACGCCCGGGCGGTGATCTACAACGCCGAGTTCGCGCCTCGGGTGGCCGCGATCCGCGATCAGCTGCCCAACCTGGCGGTCCTCATCCAGGTCGCCGACGAATCGGGCAATGAACTCCTTCCGGGCGCCGTCGACTACGAGACGATCCTGAAGACCCCGGCTCCGGAGGCAGGGATGCCGACGCCGTCCGGCGACGACCTGTATGTCCTCTACACCGGAGGCACCACCGGCATGCCCAAGGGCGTGCTGTGGCGTCAGCACGACATCTTCCTGTCCTCGATGGGGGGCCGGCCGTTCGGCAGCGACACCTTCATCGCCTCGTACGAGGAACTCGCCGAGCGTGCCCGCACCGCCGGTGGCGGATTGTCATTGCTGATGATCCCGCCGTTCATGCATGGGGCCGCACAGTGGGCCGCCTACAACGCCATCACGATGGGCGGAAAGCTCGTGATCCCGGACGATGTGGTGCGGATGCGCCCCGACAACGTCCTGACCCTGGCCGCGCGTGAACGGGTGCTGAGCATCCCGGTGGTGGGCGACGCGATCGCCCGGCCGCTGATCGACGAGATCGAGAAGGGCGACTACGACCTGTCCGGCCTGTTCACGATCACCAACGGCGGCGCGCCACTCTCGCCGACCGTGCGGGAACGCATCCTGGCCGCGCTGCCTCACCTGATGCTGCTCGATGCCGTCGGATCTTCTGAGTCGGGCACCCAGATGAGCACCGCCTCCACCGCGGGTACCGATTCCGAGGCGGCCACCTTCAGTCCACAGTCCGACACCGCCGTGGTGGCCGAGGACATGTCCCGGGTGCTTCGCCCAGGTGAGGGCGGCGGCTGGCTGGCGCGCCGCGACCTGATCCCGCTGGGGTATCTGGGCGACGAGGCCAAGACCGCGCGCACCTTCCCCACCATCGACGGCGTCCGCTGGGCCGTTCCGGGCGACCGGGCAAATGTCTTGGAGGACGGGCGCATTCAGCTGCTCGGCCGCGACTCGGTCACCATCAACTCCGGCGGTGAGAAGATCTTCGTCGAAGAGGTCGAGCGTGCCGTGGCTGCCCACCCCGCCATCTACGACGTGGTCGTGGTCGGTCGCCCGTCGGAGCGCTGGGGCAACGAGGTGGTGGCGGTCGTGCAGTTCGCCGAAGGCGCCTCGGCCACCGACGAGGAACTCGCGACGGTGTGTGAACGTTCGATCGCGCGCTACAAGATTCCGAAGGCGTTCGTCCGGTCCGAGCAGATCGTGCGCTCCCCCGCGGGCAAGGCGGATTACCGCTGGGCCAAGTCGGTGGCCGCCGAACACGCCGACGCGGTCAGCGCCTCCTAG
- a CDS encoding SRPBCC family protein, translating into MSIWIGQARRSVSGEVPAPPEHVRAFYVDLDNISRVHPLVQWVHSTSRLELDDGYRQDYRVRDRIPFGPLALPITYRATLVVPASGPVTARARQFPQVQLDSVVNFAATETGTRITEDLTIAAPRPLLAITVAQAVAAHTTMLAAIAKVFGA; encoded by the coding sequence GTGAGCATCTGGATCGGACAGGCCCGGCGCAGCGTCAGCGGCGAAGTGCCCGCACCGCCTGAACACGTGCGGGCGTTCTACGTCGACCTGGACAACATCTCTCGGGTGCACCCGCTGGTGCAGTGGGTGCACAGCACCTCCCGGCTGGAACTCGACGACGGGTACCGACAGGACTACCGGGTGCGCGACCGAATCCCGTTCGGGCCGCTCGCGCTTCCGATCACCTATCGGGCCACCCTCGTCGTACCCGCTTCGGGTCCAGTGACGGCCCGGGCCCGCCAGTTCCCGCAAGTGCAACTGGACAGCGTGGTGAACTTCGCGGCCACCGAGACCGGAACCCGCATCACCGAGGATCTGACCATTGCCGCACCGCGGCCATTGTTGGCCATCACCGTGGCGCAGGCGGTCGCTGCCCACACCACGATGCTCGCCGCGATCGCAAAGGTGTTCGGCGCCTGA
- a CDS encoding cytochrome P450: protein MTVYYDPYDVGIVADPYPVYARLREEAPIYHNERYGFWALSRHADVEKALADWETFSNSRSDILELIKSEFDMPPGVMMFEDPPIHTLLRGLMSRVFTPRRMAEIEDQIRQFCVRCLDPLVGSGGFDIIAELASMMPMRVIGMLLGIPESEQIGVRDANDANLRTEPGAPMKVVQADRIADGRIYADYVEWRSNNPSDDLMTALLNVEFADEFGITRKLERKEVLHYTQVVAGAGNETTGRLIGWLAKVLAEHPGQRREVERDRSLLTRAVDETLRFEPTGPHVARWVARDFEYDGTTVPAGSAMLLLFGAANRDPRRYRDPDTFDIHRDNPSHLTFGKGLHYCLGANLARLEGRVALDELLNRFPEWEIDYDSAKLAPTSTVRGWEQLRIVVN, encoded by the coding sequence ATGACCGTCTATTACGACCCCTACGACGTCGGCATCGTCGCCGATCCCTATCCGGTCTACGCGCGGCTGCGTGAAGAAGCACCGATCTACCACAACGAGCGCTATGGCTTCTGGGCACTGTCACGCCATGCCGATGTCGAGAAGGCGCTGGCTGACTGGGAAACGTTCTCCAACAGCAGAAGTGACATCCTGGAGCTCATCAAGTCCGAATTCGACATGCCGCCGGGCGTGATGATGTTCGAAGATCCGCCGATACACACCCTGCTGCGCGGGCTGATGTCACGGGTGTTCACGCCACGGCGGATGGCCGAGATCGAGGACCAGATCCGGCAGTTCTGCGTGCGTTGCCTGGATCCGCTGGTCGGCTCGGGAGGGTTCGACATCATCGCCGAATTGGCGTCGATGATGCCGATGCGGGTGATCGGAATGCTGCTCGGCATACCGGAATCCGAGCAGATCGGGGTCCGCGATGCCAACGATGCCAATCTACGGACCGAGCCCGGTGCACCGATGAAGGTGGTGCAGGCCGACCGTATCGCCGATGGCCGGATCTATGCCGACTACGTCGAATGGCGATCCAACAATCCCTCGGACGACCTGATGACCGCGCTGCTCAATGTCGAGTTCGCCGACGAGTTCGGCATCACCCGCAAGCTCGAGCGCAAAGAGGTGCTGCACTACACCCAGGTGGTGGCCGGAGCTGGTAACGAGACCACCGGCCGGCTCATCGGCTGGCTGGCGAAAGTGCTCGCCGAACACCCCGGCCAACGTCGGGAAGTGGAACGGGACCGGTCGCTGCTGACCCGCGCGGTCGATGAGACGCTCCGGTTCGAACCGACCGGACCGCACGTGGCACGCTGGGTCGCAAGAGATTTCGAGTACGACGGCACGACGGTGCCGGCAGGAAGCGCGATGCTGCTGCTGTTCGGGGCGGCCAACCGCGACCCACGCCGATACCGCGACCCCGACACCTTCGACATCCATCGCGACAACCCCAGCCACCTGACTTTCGGCAAGGGCCTGCATTACTGCCTGGGTGCCAATCTGGCCCGCCTGGAGGGTCGGGTGGCTCTCGACGAGCTGCTCAACCGGTTCCCGGAGTGGGAGATCGACTACGACAGTGCGAAACTCGCGCCCACCTCGACAGTCCGCGGTTGGGAGCAATTGCGCATCGTGGTGAACTGA
- a CDS encoding TetR/AcrR family transcriptional regulator, whose amino-acid sequence MSPQRTAGQATPGRDSSTRRALIRATAHVMLEEGYAAATSRRVAAQAGVKPALVHYYFPTMDDLFIAVLAAGADANLSTQREAFAEDAPLHALWELNSAQGAALWMEFMALANHRKAIGSEIAGYADRFRELEETAMASALQAHGVDTDEFPPVVMSMIVASLARILVLEQGLGISRGHAEAQEFVRRYLDRYELPEGDPA is encoded by the coding sequence ATGAGCCCGCAGAGAACCGCCGGGCAGGCCACCCCCGGTCGCGATTCCAGCACTCGCCGAGCGTTGATCCGGGCCACCGCCCACGTCATGCTCGAAGAGGGGTATGCCGCGGCGACCTCGCGACGGGTGGCCGCCCAGGCCGGCGTCAAACCCGCGCTCGTGCACTACTACTTCCCCACCATGGACGACCTTTTCATCGCGGTCCTGGCTGCCGGTGCCGATGCCAACCTGAGCACCCAACGGGAAGCCTTCGCCGAAGATGCCCCGTTGCATGCGCTGTGGGAGCTCAACAGCGCCCAGGGCGCCGCGCTCTGGATGGAATTCATGGCCCTGGCCAATCACCGCAAGGCCATCGGAAGCGAGATCGCCGGCTACGCCGACCGGTTTCGTGAACTCGAGGAGACCGCCATGGCCTCGGCGCTGCAAGCCCACGGGGTGGACACCGACGAGTTCCCACCGGTGGTGATGTCGATGATCGTGGCGAGCCTGGCCCGCATCCTGGTACTCGAACAAGGCCTGGGGATCAGCCGGGGACACGCCGAGGCCCAGGAATTCGTGCGGCGTTACCTCGACCGGTACGAGCTTCCCGAGGGTGACCCGGCATGA
- a CDS encoding AMP-binding protein, protein MSLLHELISAAADAAPQRPAVVTDSGSTATFAEFDRQIRGVAGWVADRTAPGDRVAVVADNSAAYAQLYYGVPRSGRILTLINQRLSPAEQAAQLETAAPAMLLGDERYLSALPGTGAAAGPAVAFESAEWQAASACDLPLPDVPCPDDPAWLLFTSGSTGVPKAVVHNHRSILTAVWGSVAGRSVRPGGVYLLPFPMCHIAGYNMLVQHAVASTVVLCAQFRPERFVRLVHDHGVTSCSLAPTMLHSLLGHLERTGTGLPTLDAISYGSAAMPLDLLRRAIEVLGVDFHQGYGMTETGGNITFLGPEDHRSGAAGRPELLTSAGYPHRDVEIGIAGASGDLLPPGQVGEILVRGAQVTPGYWPEGASTTDGWLPTGDMGRTEPDGRLFVVDRLKDIIVTGGENVSSREVEDALSGHPGVDQVAVVAVPDDYWGEAVCAVVVPSAGQRPTADELIDHARKTIAGFKRPRVVLFTEALPMTGNGKVAKDRVRAFARATVLDGAERT, encoded by the coding sequence ATGAGCCTTCTGCACGAGTTGATCTCGGCGGCCGCCGACGCGGCGCCGCAGCGTCCGGCGGTCGTCACCGACAGCGGCAGCACCGCGACGTTCGCCGAGTTCGACCGCCAGATCCGTGGCGTCGCGGGCTGGGTGGCCGACCGGACCGCACCGGGTGACCGAGTGGCAGTGGTCGCCGACAACAGTGCCGCCTACGCACAGCTGTATTACGGGGTGCCGCGCAGCGGGCGCATCCTGACGCTGATCAACCAGCGTCTCAGCCCCGCCGAACAAGCCGCGCAGTTGGAGACCGCCGCACCCGCCATGTTGCTCGGCGACGAGCGCTACCTCTCTGCCCTGCCCGGCACCGGGGCCGCCGCTGGTCCCGCCGTCGCGTTCGAATCGGCAGAGTGGCAGGCCGCATCTGCCTGCGACCTTCCGCTACCCGATGTTCCATGCCCTGACGATCCAGCCTGGCTGCTGTTCACCAGCGGGTCCACCGGAGTTCCGAAAGCCGTTGTGCACAACCATCGGTCGATCCTCACGGCGGTCTGGGGCTCGGTGGCGGGCCGCTCGGTGCGGCCCGGCGGGGTGTACCTGCTGCCGTTTCCGATGTGTCACATCGCCGGCTACAACATGCTGGTGCAACATGCGGTGGCCTCGACGGTGGTCCTCTGCGCGCAGTTCCGGCCCGAGCGTTTCGTGCGACTGGTCCATGACCACGGGGTGACCTCGTGCTCGCTGGCGCCGACCATGCTGCACTCTCTACTCGGCCACCTCGAACGCACCGGCACCGGTTTACCCACTCTGGACGCGATCTCCTATGGGTCGGCCGCGATGCCGCTGGATCTGCTGCGACGGGCGATCGAGGTACTCGGGGTCGACTTCCATCAGGGTTACGGGATGACCGAAACCGGCGGGAACATCACATTTCTGGGTCCCGAGGACCATCGATCCGGCGCTGCGGGGCGCCCGGAACTGCTCACCAGTGCCGGCTATCCGCATCGCGATGTCGAGATAGGCATCGCCGGCGCCTCAGGCGATCTGTTGCCGCCCGGGCAGGTTGGTGAGATCTTGGTGCGTGGCGCGCAGGTGACCCCCGGTTATTGGCCGGAGGGTGCGAGCACCACGGACGGTTGGCTACCTACGGGCGACATGGGTCGCACCGAACCCGACGGCCGGCTGTTCGTCGTCGACCGGCTCAAGGACATCATCGTCACCGGCGGCGAGAACGTGTCCTCCCGCGAGGTCGAGGACGCACTGTCCGGACATCCCGGGGTCGATCAGGTGGCCGTCGTCGCCGTCCCGGATGACTACTGGGGCGAGGCAGTGTGTGCCGTGGTCGTCCCGAGCGCCGGGCAGCGACCGACGGCCGACGAATTGATCGACCACGCACGCAAGACGATCGCGGGTTTCAAACGGCCGCGCGTGGTGTTGTTCACCGAGGCGCTGCCGATGACCGGCAACGGCAAGGTCGCCAAGGACCGGGTTCGCGCGTTCGCGCGCGCCACCGTCCTCGACGGCGCCGAGCGCACATAG